The Scyliorhinus canicula chromosome 13, sScyCan1.1, whole genome shotgun sequence genome contains a region encoding:
- the cep19 gene encoding centrosomal protein of 19 kDa isoform X2 → MWENFLKDCSQAAEQMKNNPRHQVYLNGVSQQQLQKLHHLLRDSLNGLSLDQSLETILRENSINPEEDLNKLDDDELAKKKKIMDELFERNRRKPNDPEFVYDLEVDFPQDGQIESCGWDEEEQGGEF, encoded by the coding sequence ATTGCAGCCAAGCTGCGGAACAGATGAAGAATAACCCTCGGCACCAAGTGTATCTAAATGGAGTGTCacagcagcagctgcagaaatTACACCACCTACTGAGGGACAGCCTGAATGGGCTGAGCCTTGACCAGAGTCTGGAGACAATCCTGAGGGAAAACTCCATCAACCCAGAGGAAGATCTCAACAAACTCGATGACGATGAATtggcaaaaaagaaaaaaatcatgGACGAACTGTTTGAAAGGAACCGGAGAAAACCCAATGACCCAGAGTTTGTTTATGACCTGGAAGTTGATTTTCCACAGGACGGACAGATTGAGTCATGTGGCTGGGACGAGGAAGAACAAGGTGGAGAGTTCTGA